A genomic window from Gossypium hirsutum isolate 1008001.06 chromosome D10, Gossypium_hirsutum_v2.1, whole genome shotgun sequence includes:
- the LOC107915953 gene encoding two-component response regulator ARR17: MAHSVLSDWIYLPAQTPPSLLLNYFSFFPLKSNQIFLISFLTFSPSKQSLLYKMLSCGAGSGGCSKDMAVELGDEPHVLAVDDNLIDRKLVERLLKNSSCKVTTAENALRALDYLGLGNDTLEGTVSEVNMIITDYCMPGMTGYELLKKIKESSVLKEVPVVIMSSENIPTRISQCLEEGAKMFMLKPLKQSDVKQLKWHLMKCRN, encoded by the exons ATGGCACATTCTGTTTTGTCAGATTGGATATATTTGCCAGCCCAAACCCCCCCTTCCCTCCTTCTCAATTATTTCTCATTTTTTCccctcaaatcaaatcaaatatttcTGATCTCCTTCCTCACTTTCTCTCCCTCCAAACAGTCCCTTCTCTATAA GATGCTTAGTTGTGGTGCTGGAAGTGGCGGCTGTTCCAAGGACATGGCGGTGGAATTAGGAGATGAACCCCATGTTTTAGCCGTGGATGATAACCTCATTGATAGGAAACTGGTTGAGAGACTGCTCAAGAACTCCTCTTGCAAAG TGACTACAGCAGAGAATGCACTGAGGGCTTTGGATTATTTGGGACTGGGAAATGATACATTGGAAGGCACT GTTTCTGAGGTCAATATGATAATAACAGATTACTGCATGCCTGGAATGACCGGCTATGAACTGCTCAAGAAAATCAAG GAATCATCAGTTCTCAAGGAAGTCCCTGTTGTAATCATGTCATCCGAAAACATACCCACTCGTATCAGTCA GTGCTTGGAGGAAGGTGCAAAGATGTTCATGCTGAAGCCATTGAAGCAGTCTGATGTGAAGCAACTCAAATGGCACTTGATGAAATGCAGGAACTGA